In Panulirus ornatus isolate Po-2019 chromosome 49, ASM3632096v1, whole genome shotgun sequence, the following proteins share a genomic window:
- the RpL36A gene encoding large ribosomal subunit protein eL42 isoform X1, with protein MVNIPKMRNTFCWKCKKHQPHKVSQYKKSKERTYSQGRRRYDRKQAGYGGQSKPIFRKKAKTTKKIVLKMECNKCRIKTQMPLKRCKHFELGGDKKRKGMMIQF; from the exons ATG GTTAATATACCTAAGATGCGAAATACCTTCTGCTGGAAGTGCAAGAAGCACCAGCCTCACAAAGTATCCCAGTATAAAAAATCGAAG GAACGTACCTATTCCCAGGGTCGTCGACGTTACGACAGGAAACAGGCTGGATATGGTGGTCAGTCAAAGCCTATCTTTAGGAAGAAG GCTAAGACGACAAAGAAGATTGTACTGAAGATGGAATGTAACAAGTGCAGGATTAAGACCCAGATGCCCCTTAAGAGGTGCAAGCACTTTGAATTAGGTGGAGACAAGAAGAGAAAGGGTATGATGATCCAGTTCTAA
- the CCDC53 gene encoding WASH complex subunit 3 — protein sequence MEKSPVVTPNVDYSQVEAIDQKRTLAFINHWAQHTVAFLNQFSAVCEERLMSLDIKLRRADHTLAILEAKLSSVPGLEGVVAPTIESAPVATNVTEAVNTETIASQIPVSSTIPPSSTTEADASNTAPEEEGRDVVDETPAPEPTATPISQDPRFVQYFKMLKLGVPEPAVRMKMSSEGLDPSLLDDPNAPAPPTESKNTTGADGDSDSSSVSSWSD from the exons ATGGAAAAAAGTCCTGTAGTAACACCAAATGTGGACTATTCTCAG GTTGAAGCAATAGATCAGAAACGAACACTTGCCTTCATCAATCACTGGGCCCAACACACAGTGGCTTTCCTTAACCAGTTCTCGGCAGTTTGTGAGGAACGACTTATGTCCCTTGACATAAAACTGCGTCGAGCTGATCATACACTGGCTATTCTTGAAGCTAAG CTAAGTTCCGTCCCTGGGCTGGAAGGAGTAGTGGCACCAACCATTGAAAGTGCGCCTGTAGCAACAAACGTAACGGAAGCAGTGAACACGGAAACCATAGCCAGCCAGATACCAGTCAGTTCTACTATACCtccgtcatccacaacagaggcAGATGCCAGCAACACAGCTCctgaagaggagggaagagatgtGGTCGATGAAACACCTGCACCTGAGCCAACAGCCACACCTATCAGTCAAGACCCTCGATTTGTACAGTACTTCAAGATGCTGAAGTTGGGTGTTCCAGAGCCAGCTGTTCGAATGAAGATGTCAAGTGAAGGTCTAGATCCCTCCTTACTAGA TGATCCCAATGCTCCAGCTCCAcccacggaaagcaaaaatacaaCTGGTGCAGACGGTGATTCTGACTCTAGCTCTGTCTCATCCTGGAGTGACTAA